The following are encoded together in the Glycine max cultivar Williams 82 chromosome 8, Glycine_max_v4.0, whole genome shotgun sequence genome:
- the LOC100812623 gene encoding transcription factor stalky, whose amino-acid sequence MALVGEQKHSLMVKKGPCSHCGVTHTPLWHDGPTEKPVLCSDCGSQYKLKGNLDNYFPKNPVVQSFHNKFTNVNGGKHLNVDVDQLSNYVPPTDEDNNMSTPNVHCISAQATPLWRNGLVDKSVLHKACELSPQETPASAINAPKKLQLQPLIHKNFINVNGGSSLNVEDEDQLSNHITPASDGDNNKSTPNVQHISPQDFGSKIPSRKRSRVVYLTPLKECMEELWKLHRNYGRHAEERILEDNVNNFIPENEIAGLGAILLKTDHDVAASADTCESSTDD is encoded by the exons tGGCTTTAGTAGGTGAACAAAAGCATTCACTCATGGTGAAGAAAGGTCCATGTTCGCATTGTGGAGTTACTC ATACTCCACTTTGGCATGATGGACCAACTGAGAAACCAGTGTTGTGTAGCGATTGTGGATCACAATACAAGTTAAAAGGAAATTTAGACAATTATTTTCCCAAGAATCCCGTTGTTCAGTCATTCCACAATAAGTTTACAAATGTAAATGGTGGAAAACATCTCAATGTTGATGTGGACCAACTTTCAAACTATGTTCCACCAACTGATGAAGACAACAATATGTCAACCCCAAATGTCCATTGCATATCCGCGCAAG CTACTCCACTTTGGCGTAACGGACTAGTTGATAAATCGGTGTTGCACAAAGCTTGTGAATTATCCCCCCAAGAAACTCCAGCTTCAGCCATTAATGCCCCCAAGAAACTCCAGCTTCAGCCATTAATCCACAAGAACTTTATAAATGTAAATGGTGGAAGCAGTCTCAATGTTGAGGATGAGGACCAACTTTCAAACCATATTACACCTGCAAGTGATGGAGACAACAATAAATCAACCCCAAATGTCCAACACATATCACCACAAG ATTTTGGGAGCAAAATCCCTTCAAGGAAACGGTCACGGGTGGTATACCTGACACCATTGAAGGAGTGTATGGAGGAGCTTTGGAAATTACATAGAAATTATGGAAGGCATGCAGAAGAGCGTATATTGGAGGATAATGTGAACAACTTCATACCCGAAAATGAGATAGCAGGACTTGGAGCCATTCTTCTTAAGACGGATCATGATGTTGCAGCTTCTGCAGATACATGTGAATCATCCACAGATGATTGA
- the LOC100806208 gene encoding uncharacterized protein isoform X2: MAAQVKSFHLNSHSKKPSLPTSKMQNMSSARGEELMKGVFRKRAIDKGNNVIESNQINDSKKKSNVSGHHNQQNQGGNELMNVVRKGTEKLSIKENKCKSGPHSKVCYCAPTTHEGSFRCRLHRKKSATDDNNKSNLRLNSQYGMVEFQPQMPSAVIINGWTNEELSPEISLQENLSPEQCWFLPRKCLSFISYIDLFNHPSTSNW, from the exons ATGGCTGCACAAGTGAAGAGCTTTCACCTTAACTCCCACTCCAAGAAACCCTCTCTACC AACCAGCAAAATGCAGAACATGTCAAGTGCAAGAGGAGAAGAATTGATGAAGGGGGTGTTCAGAAAGAGGGCTATTGACAAGGGGAATAATGTGATAGAAAGCAACCAAATAAATGACTCCAAGAAAAAGTCCAATGTTTCTGGTCATCACAATCAGCAGAATCAAGGTGGAAACGAGTTGATGAATGTGGTAAGGAAAGGGACAGAGAAGTTGagcataaaagaaaacaaatgcaAATCAGGTCCACATTCAAAGGTGTGCTACTGTGCACCAACCACTCATGAAGGTTCATTCAGGTGCCGTCTCCACCGCAAGAAGTCAGCCACAGATGATAATAATAAGAGCAATCTGAGGTTGAATTCCCAGTATGGGATGGTGGAGTTTCAGCCTCAGATGCCAAG TGCTGTGATCATCAATGGCTGGACAAATGAAGAGCTTTCACCTGAAATCTCACTACAAGAAAACCTCTCACCT GAGCAGTGCTGGTTCCTTCCTAGAAAATGTCTTTCTTTTATATCATATATTGACCTTTTCAATCACCCGAGTACTAGTAATTGGtaa
- the LOC100806208 gene encoding uncharacterized protein isoform X1 — MAAQVKSFHLNSHSKKPSLPTSKMQNMSSARGEELMKGVFRKRAIDKGNNVIESNQINDSKKKSNVSGHHNQQNQGGNELMNVVRKGTEKLSIKENKCKSGPHSKVCYCAPTTHEGSFRCRLHRKKSATDDNNKSNLRLNSQYGMVEFQPQMPSAVIINGWTNEELSPEISLQENLSPLQQKVKKYNRTRIDECSGQNQDYLHRKQQTGE; from the exons ATGGCTGCACAAGTGAAGAGCTTTCACCTTAACTCCCACTCCAAGAAACCCTCTCTACC AACCAGCAAAATGCAGAACATGTCAAGTGCAAGAGGAGAAGAATTGATGAAGGGGGTGTTCAGAAAGAGGGCTATTGACAAGGGGAATAATGTGATAGAAAGCAACCAAATAAATGACTCCAAGAAAAAGTCCAATGTTTCTGGTCATCACAATCAGCAGAATCAAGGTGGAAACGAGTTGATGAATGTGGTAAGGAAAGGGACAGAGAAGTTGagcataaaagaaaacaaatgcaAATCAGGTCCACATTCAAAGGTGTGCTACTGTGCACCAACCACTCATGAAGGTTCATTCAGGTGCCGTCTCCACCGCAAGAAGTCAGCCACAGATGATAATAATAAGAGCAATCTGAGGTTGAATTCCCAGTATGGGATGGTGGAGTTTCAGCCTCAGATGCCAAG TGCTGTGATCATCAATGGCTGGACAAATGAAGAGCTTTCACCTGAAATCTCACTACAAGAAAACCTCTCACCT CTCCAGCAAAAAGTGAAAAAGTACAACAGAACAAgaattgatgaatgcagtggtCAGAACCAGGACTATTTACATAGAAAGCAGCAAACAGGGGAATGA
- the LOC100806208 gene encoding uncharacterized protein isoform X4: MQNMSSARGEELMKGVFRKRAIDKGNNVIESNQINDSKKKSNVSGHHNQQNQGGNELMNVVRKGTEKLSIKENKCKSGPHSKVCYCAPTTHEGSFRCRLHRKKSATDDNNKSNLRLNSQYGMVEFQPQMPSAVIINGWTNEELSPEISLQENLSPEQCWFLPRKCLSFISYIDLFNHPSTSNW; the protein is encoded by the exons ATGCAGAACATGTCAAGTGCAAGAGGAGAAGAATTGATGAAGGGGGTGTTCAGAAAGAGGGCTATTGACAAGGGGAATAATGTGATAGAAAGCAACCAAATAAATGACTCCAAGAAAAAGTCCAATGTTTCTGGTCATCACAATCAGCAGAATCAAGGTGGAAACGAGTTGATGAATGTGGTAAGGAAAGGGACAGAGAAGTTGagcataaaagaaaacaaatgcaAATCAGGTCCACATTCAAAGGTGTGCTACTGTGCACCAACCACTCATGAAGGTTCATTCAGGTGCCGTCTCCACCGCAAGAAGTCAGCCACAGATGATAATAATAAGAGCAATCTGAGGTTGAATTCCCAGTATGGGATGGTGGAGTTTCAGCCTCAGATGCCAAG TGCTGTGATCATCAATGGCTGGACAAATGAAGAGCTTTCACCTGAAATCTCACTACAAGAAAACCTCTCACCT GAGCAGTGCTGGTTCCTTCCTAGAAAATGTCTTTCTTTTATATCATATATTGACCTTTTCAATCACCCGAGTACTAGTAATTGGtaa
- the LOC100806208 gene encoding uncharacterized protein isoform X3, translating into MQNMSSARGEELMKGVFRKRAIDKGNNVIESNQINDSKKKSNVSGHHNQQNQGGNELMNVVRKGTEKLSIKENKCKSGPHSKVCYCAPTTHEGSFRCRLHRKKSATDDNNKSNLRLNSQYGMVEFQPQMPSAVIINGWTNEELSPEISLQENLSPLQQKVKKYNRTRIDECSGQNQDYLHRKQQTGE; encoded by the exons ATGCAGAACATGTCAAGTGCAAGAGGAGAAGAATTGATGAAGGGGGTGTTCAGAAAGAGGGCTATTGACAAGGGGAATAATGTGATAGAAAGCAACCAAATAAATGACTCCAAGAAAAAGTCCAATGTTTCTGGTCATCACAATCAGCAGAATCAAGGTGGAAACGAGTTGATGAATGTGGTAAGGAAAGGGACAGAGAAGTTGagcataaaagaaaacaaatgcaAATCAGGTCCACATTCAAAGGTGTGCTACTGTGCACCAACCACTCATGAAGGTTCATTCAGGTGCCGTCTCCACCGCAAGAAGTCAGCCACAGATGATAATAATAAGAGCAATCTGAGGTTGAATTCCCAGTATGGGATGGTGGAGTTTCAGCCTCAGATGCCAAG TGCTGTGATCATCAATGGCTGGACAAATGAAGAGCTTTCACCTGAAATCTCACTACAAGAAAACCTCTCACCT CTCCAGCAAAAAGTGAAAAAGTACAACAGAACAAgaattgatgaatgcagtggtCAGAACCAGGACTATTTACATAGAAAGCAGCAAACAGGGGAATGA
- the LOC102660218 gene encoding uncharacterized protein, with the protein MKKRLDKLFMVLILRSLHSDYDHVRIQILSVDQIPSINSLVTRFLCVPTLVKGENAVVAVEASAMVASHGRGKGSCGNRGGGRGGGGGRGKLWCSYCGKENHTQNKCYDLHGWPDKTTNVFTSEKAESRFSDEEYQEYLMLKSSSQTQSTSVPSVSTACISQSVEGQGPLIVDPGASDHIYGPWYGSADWRRT; encoded by the exons atgaagaagagaCTTGATAAACTGTTTATGGTTTTGATCTTGCGGAGCTTGCATTCAGATTATGATCATGTGCGTATTCAAATTTTGTCTGTTGACCAGATTCCTTCAATAAATAGCTTAGTCACTAGATTTCTCTGTGTTCCTACTTTGGTGAAAGGTGAAAATGCAGTTGTAGCTGTAGAGGCTTCAGCCATGGTTGCCTCTCATGGTAGGGGTAAAGGGAGCTGTGGTAATAGAGGAGGAGGGCGTGGTGGTGGAGGTGGTCGTGGTAAGTTGTGGTGTTCTTATTGTGGAAAAGAAAACCATACTCAAAATAAGTGTTATGACCTACATGGTTGGCCTGATAAGACAACAAATGTCTTTACATCTGAAAAGGCTGAATCTCGATTTTCTGATGAAGAATATCAGGAGTACCTAATGCTGAAATCTAGCAGCCAGACTCAATCCACTTCAGTACCAAGTGTTTCAACAGCCTGCATTTCTCAATCTGTGGAAGGTCAAGGTCCATTGATAGTTGATCCAGGTGCTTCTGATCACATTTATG GACCGTGGTATGGGTCGGCTGATTGGCGTAGGACATGA